In a single window of the Sphingosinicella microcystinivorans genome:
- the rapZ gene encoding RNase adapter RapZ, with protein MANADPPASRAPLLLVTGMSGAGRSTALKALEDNGFEVVDNLPLSLLKRLLAVHDKALAGGEAERPLAVGIDARTHAFDAESVVARIKTMRERGIDARVLFIDCAGGELVRRFSETRRRHPLALDRPAADGIAREREVMAPLRRWADIVIDTTDFSVHDLRRTIREKFARHRHGELTLTVMSFGFARGLPRDADMVFDMRFLANPHWQPELRPLTGKDEAVGRYVAADPAYTDAFARISGLVLSLIPSYRREGKAYLTIAIGCTGGRHRSVFVAERLAEAIRAAGYTLNIVHRDMSGHSEGVEAEGFALPDHGERLPA; from the coding sequence ATGGCCAACGCCGATCCCCCCGCCTCGCGCGCCCCGCTGCTGCTCGTTACCGGCATGTCCGGTGCCGGGCGCTCGACGGCGCTGAAAGCGCTCGAGGACAATGGCTTCGAGGTCGTCGACAACCTGCCGCTTTCGCTGCTGAAGCGCCTGCTCGCGGTGCACGACAAGGCGCTCGCGGGCGGCGAGGCGGAACGGCCGCTCGCGGTCGGGATCGACGCCCGCACCCATGCCTTCGATGCCGAATCGGTCGTCGCGCGAATCAAGACCATGCGCGAACGCGGCATCGACGCGCGCGTGCTGTTCATCGACTGCGCGGGCGGCGAGCTCGTCCGCCGCTTCTCGGAAACGCGCCGGCGCCACCCGCTGGCGCTCGACCGGCCCGCCGCCGACGGCATCGCCCGCGAGCGCGAGGTGATGGCGCCGCTCCGGCGCTGGGCGGACATCGTCATCGACACCACCGACTTCAGCGTCCACGACCTGAGGCGCACGATTCGCGAGAAGTTCGCCCGCCACCGGCACGGCGAGCTGACGCTCACCGTGATGTCCTTCGGATTCGCGCGCGGCCTGCCGCGCGACGCCGACATGGTGTTCGACATGCGCTTCCTCGCCAATCCGCACTGGCAGCCGGAACTGCGCCCGCTGACCGGCAAGGACGAGGCGGTCGGCCGCTACGTTGCCGCCGATCCGGCCTATACTGATGCTTTTGCACGGATTTCTGGGCTCGTGCTGTCGCTGATCCCGAGCTACCGGCGCGAGGGCAAGGCCTATCTCACCATCGCCATCGGCTGCACCGGCGGTCGTCACCGGTCGGTTTTTGTTGCCGAACGCCTCGCCGAAGCGATAAGGGCCGCCGGCTATACGTTGAATATCGTGCACCGCGACATGAGCGGGCACAGCGAGGGCGTGGAGGCCGAAGGCTTCGCGCTCCCGGATCATGGAGAGAGACTGCCCGCATGA
- a CDS encoding response regulator transcription factor has translation MSSASATIALVDDDRNILTSVSIALQAEGYTVRVYSDGASALKALTDNPPDLAVLDIKMPRMDGMELLLKLREKSNLPVIFLTSKDTEIDEALGLAMGADDYIGKPFSQRLLIERIRAVLRRAQNRAQPAGEAEAEAARTLTRGRLTMDTGRHRVTWDGKEVQLTVTEFLILETLAQRPGFVKSRDQLMDAAYQDDVYVDDRTIDSHIKRLRKKFRAVDPKFEAIETLYGVGYRFDEE, from the coding sequence ATGTCATCCGCATCCGCAACGATTGCCCTCGTCGACGACGACCGCAACATCCTGACCTCGGTCTCGATCGCGCTTCAGGCCGAGGGCTACACCGTCCGCGTCTATTCGGACGGTGCGAGCGCGCTGAAGGCGCTGACCGACAACCCGCCCGACCTCGCCGTGCTCGACATCAAGATGCCGCGCATGGACGGCATGGAGCTGCTGCTGAAGCTGCGCGAGAAGTCGAACCTGCCGGTGATCTTCCTCACCTCCAAGGACACCGAGATCGACGAGGCGCTCGGCCTCGCGATGGGCGCCGACGACTATATCGGCAAGCCGTTCAGCCAGCGCCTGCTCATCGAGCGCATCCGCGCCGTGCTGCGCCGCGCGCAGAACCGCGCGCAGCCCGCCGGAGAGGCCGAGGCCGAGGCGGCGCGCACGCTGACGCGCGGGCGGCTGACGATGGACACCGGCCGCCACCGCGTGACGTGGGACGGCAAGGAGGTGCAGCTCACCGTCACCGAGTTCCTGATCCTCGAGACGCTCGCCCAGCGGCCCGGCTTCGTGAAGTCGCGCGACCAGCTGATGGACGCCGCCTATCAGGACGACGTCTATGTCGATGACCGCACCATCGACAGCCACATCAAGCGGCTGAGGAAGAAGTTCCGCGCCGTCGACCCCAAGTTCGAGGCGATCGAGACCCTGTATGGCGTCGGCTACCGCTTCGACGAGGAATAA
- a CDS encoding PaaI family thioesterase, translating into MNFDTLVRELLGAADEGPLSSLPYARTLGLSYRREAEGIVIVMPFSKQLVGAPSRLHGGTVAGLLEIASIAQLVHVLGREETAPGVKPINVTVDYLRAAACETTYAGAVVTRLGRRIANVRAEAWQTDRGAPVAAAHMNVMLVRE; encoded by the coding sequence ATGAATTTCGATACGCTGGTCCGCGAGCTTCTGGGCGCTGCCGACGAGGGGCCGCTGTCGTCCCTGCCCTACGCCCGCACGCTCGGGCTCAGCTATCGCCGCGAGGCGGAGGGCATCGTCATCGTCATGCCGTTCTCGAAGCAGCTCGTCGGCGCGCCCTCGCGCCTCCACGGCGGCACCGTCGCCGGCCTTCTGGAGATCGCCTCGATCGCGCAGCTCGTCCACGTGCTCGGGCGCGAGGAGACCGCGCCGGGCGTGAAGCCCATCAACGTCACCGTCGACTACCTGCGCGCCGCCGCCTGCGAGACGACCTATGCGGGCGCCGTCGTCACCCGCCTCGGCCGCCGCATCGCCAACGTCCGCGCGGAGGCGTGGCAGACCGACCGCGGCGCACCGGTCGCGGCGGCGCACATGAACGTGATGCTGGTGCGGGAGTAG
- a CDS encoding HPr family phosphocarrier protein — protein MPDGDEVAVRQRVLIRNKRGLHARASAKFVTLTSEFTATVAVEKDGSRVTGTSIMGLMMLAASPGDEIEIIASGPEADAALAALVKLVEDRFGEE, from the coding sequence GTGCCTGACGGCGACGAGGTCGCCGTCAGACAGCGCGTGCTCATCCGCAACAAGCGCGGGCTGCACGCACGCGCCAGCGCCAAGTTCGTGACGCTGACCTCGGAGTTCACCGCCACGGTCGCGGTGGAGAAGGACGGCTCGCGCGTCACCGGAACCTCGATCATGGGGCTGATGATGCTGGCCGCGAGCCCCGGCGACGAGATCGAGATCATCGCGAGCGGCCCGGAGGCGGACGCCGCGCTCGCCGCGCTCGTCAAGCTCGTCGAGGACCGCTTCGGCGAGGAATGA
- a CDS encoding SufE family protein, whose translation MTLPDFDTIRDDFEILDEPDERYRLLIDLGKALEPMPDALKTDATKVRGCSASVWVYPTAAEKGRLHFLADSNAAITKGIVALILTLVQDRTADEVLALDIAGELAPFQLSKHLSSNRTQGIPNMIALIRETAARIAA comes from the coding sequence ATGACGCTGCCCGATTTCGACACCATCCGCGACGATTTCGAGATCCTCGACGAGCCCGACGAGCGCTACCGGCTGCTCATCGATCTCGGCAAGGCGCTGGAGCCGATGCCGGACGCGCTGAAGACCGACGCCACCAAGGTCCGCGGCTGCTCGGCGAGCGTCTGGGTCTATCCGACCGCGGCGGAGAAGGGCCGCCTGCATTTCCTTGCCGACAGCAATGCCGCAATCACCAAGGGCATCGTCGCGCTGATCCTGACGCTGGTGCAGGACCGCACCGCGGACGAGGTTCTGGCCCTCGACATCGCGGGCGAACTCGCGCCGTTCCAGCTTTCGAAGCACCTGTCGTCGAACCGCACGCAGGGCATCCCCAACATGATCGCGCTGATCCGCGAGACCGCCGCGCGGATCGCCGCATGA
- a CDS encoding DUF937 domain-containing protein has protein sequence MTDLVSTLQQTGALSSIARQLGVDEATATRGAGALLPAILGGFKKQAGGGAGGLDGLAGMLGGLGGGGLLDAVLSSGDAPAGRGNDVLGQIFGSKEVSRTVAGQAAGATGLDSGLLKQMLPLLAMAVAGYMAKQGAGAGAKSGGLGGMLGQVLGGLTGGGKAAPQGGLGGLASMLDLNGDGNPLDDIIGMAGKLGGR, from the coding sequence ATGACGGACCTGGTATCGACGTTGCAACAGACGGGCGCGCTGTCTTCGATCGCGCGCCAGCTCGGCGTGGACGAAGCGACCGCGACGCGCGGCGCGGGCGCCTTGCTTCCGGCCATTCTGGGCGGCTTCAAGAAGCAGGCAGGCGGCGGCGCAGGCGGCCTCGACGGGCTGGCGGGGATGCTCGGCGGCCTTGGCGGCGGCGGGCTGCTCGATGCGGTGCTGTCGTCCGGCGACGCGCCTGCTGGCCGGGGCAACGACGTGCTCGGCCAGATTTTCGGGTCGAAGGAGGTCAGCCGCACGGTCGCTGGGCAGGCGGCGGGCGCCACCGGCCTCGATTCCGGCCTGCTGAAGCAGATGCTGCCGCTGCTCGCGATGGCGGTCGCGGGCTACATGGCGAAGCAGGGCGCCGGCGCGGGTGCGAAAAGCGGCGGGCTCGGGGGTATGCTCGGGCAGGTGCTCGGCGGCCTCACGGGCGGCGGCAAGGCTGCGCCGCAGGGCGGTCTCGGCGGTCTCGCCTCGATGCTGGACCTCAACGGCGACGGCAATCCGCTCGACGACATCATCGGCATGGCGGGCAAGCTCGGCGGGCGCTAG
- a CDS encoding PaaI family thioesterase codes for MNPIVKPIVDAFLGFVPHVKALGLGFRAIGDDWAELTLPYAEHLVAYPGDDGAPGIIASGAIFSLMDSVGGMAVIAKSKRMVRQATLDLRIDYLRPAEPGKTVIGRAEVTRLTRAVAFVKGIAHDGDAADPVALMTACYMFTAGAKS; via the coding sequence ATGAACCCGATCGTGAAGCCCATCGTCGACGCCTTCCTCGGTTTCGTGCCGCACGTGAAGGCGCTCGGCCTCGGCTTCCGCGCCATCGGCGACGACTGGGCGGAACTGACGCTGCCCTATGCCGAGCACCTCGTCGCTTATCCGGGCGACGACGGCGCGCCGGGCATCATCGCGTCGGGCGCGATCTTCTCGCTGATGGATTCGGTGGGCGGCATGGCGGTGATCGCGAAGTCGAAGCGCATGGTGCGGCAGGCGACGCTCGACCTCAGGATCGACTACCTGCGCCCGGCCGAACCGGGCAAGACCGTGATCGGCCGCGCCGAGGTGACGAGGCTGACCCGCGCCGTGGCGTTCGTGAAAGGCATCGCGCACGACGGCGACGCCGCCGATCCGGTGGCGCTGATGACGGCGTGCTACATGTTCACGGCGGGCGCGAAATCATGA
- a CDS encoding HPr kinase/phosphorylase, which produces MTRIHASAVSIGGKAVLLTGASGAGKSDLALRLIDRGAVLVADDQVELSARDGRLFASPPATIAGRIEVRGVGIVTMPFAADVPVACVIALDAPPERLPEARARALCGVAVPVTALDPRESSAPVKVELLLSGRPIALD; this is translated from the coding sequence ATGACGCGTATCCACGCCTCCGCTGTCTCCATCGGCGGCAAGGCGGTGCTGCTGACCGGCGCGTCCGGCGCGGGCAAGTCCGACCTCGCGCTCAGGCTCATCGACCGCGGCGCCGTGCTCGTCGCCGACGACCAGGTCGAGCTGAGCGCGCGGGACGGGCGCCTGTTCGCTTCGCCGCCCGCCACGATCGCCGGGCGGATCGAGGTCCGCGGGGTCGGTATCGTGACGATGCCGTTCGCCGCGGACGTGCCCGTCGCGTGCGTGATCGCCCTCGATGCCCCGCCCGAACGCCTGCCCGAGGCGCGCGCGCGCGCGCTTTGCGGCGTCGCCGTGCCCGTGACCGCCCTCGACCCGCGCGAATCGAGCGCACCCGTCAAGGTCGAACTGCTCTTGAGCGGCCGTCCGATAGCACTAGATTAG
- a CDS encoding stimulus-sensing domain-containing protein: MASATASTRNNEPQPRDDTQLRWSRGWSLTARILAVNMFAVLMLAGGIIYLDSFRERMLERRAEEAGVAADLMAAAVSERMLQAPERLVPMLERFGRITDARLRIYDADGARALDSWALTGPTFTLRDPDAEPFRKDVARFLDRLIEGAVGARRFETFAEPAPDVRRAWPEAESALDRKVVATAIRFAPDRTIVITAAAPLAGGNVLHMTIDARDVTRGVRDERLTLSVIFLGVLLLSLLLSNFLARTIVRPLRRLAIAAQRVRLGRAREVAIPRFQKRRDEIGALSRTLSDMTAALRARIDATEAFAADVAHEIKNPLASLRSAVDAMGNVKDPELAARLLTVVRDDVQRIDRLISDISDASRLDAELSRVRFERIDLGVMLATLMSIYETQPATAGVTLAFARPQFGSAVVNGDGSRLAQVARNLIDNAISFSPSGGLVQVTVARVGERVLMRVEDDGPGLPPDGTDRIFERFYSERPEGEAFGKHSGLGLAIAKAIVEAHDGTISAENRIERGEIKGARFTVSLPATQ, encoded by the coding sequence ATGGCGTCGGCTACCGCTTCGACGAGGAATAACGAGCCCCAGCCCCGCGACGACACACAGCTCAGGTGGTCGCGCGGCTGGTCGCTCACGGCGCGCATCCTCGCCGTCAACATGTTCGCCGTGCTGATGCTGGCGGGCGGCATCATCTATCTCGACAGCTTCCGCGAACGGATGCTCGAACGCCGCGCCGAGGAGGCGGGCGTCGCCGCCGACCTGATGGCGGCCGCGGTCTCGGAGCGCATGTTGCAGGCGCCGGAACGGCTCGTGCCGATGCTGGAGCGCTTCGGCAGGATCACCGATGCGCGGCTGCGTATCTACGACGCCGATGGCGCCCGCGCGCTCGACAGCTGGGCGCTCACCGGCCCGACCTTCACGCTCCGCGATCCGGACGCCGAGCCCTTCCGCAAGGACGTCGCCCGCTTCCTCGACCGCTTGATCGAAGGCGCGGTCGGCGCGCGGCGGTTCGAGACCTTCGCCGAGCCCGCGCCCGACGTGCGCCGCGCGTGGCCCGAGGCGGAAAGCGCACTGGACCGGAAGGTGGTGGCGACCGCGATCCGCTTCGCGCCGGACCGCACCATCGTCATCACCGCCGCCGCGCCGCTGGCGGGCGGCAACGTCCTCCACATGACCATCGACGCGCGCGACGTGACGCGCGGCGTGCGTGACGAGCGGCTGACGCTGTCCGTGATCTTCCTCGGCGTGCTGTTGCTGTCGCTGCTGCTGTCGAACTTCCTTGCGCGCACCATCGTCCGGCCGCTGCGGCGCCTCGCCATCGCCGCGCAGCGCGTGCGGCTGGGCCGCGCCCGCGAGGTGGCGATCCCGCGCTTCCAGAAACGCCGCGACGAGATCGGCGCGCTCTCCCGCACGCTCTCCGACATGACCGCCGCGCTGCGCGCGCGTATCGACGCGACGGAAGCCTTCGCCGCAGACGTCGCGCACGAGATCAAGAACCCGCTCGCCTCGCTGCGCTCCGCCGTGGACGCGATGGGGAACGTGAAGGACCCGGAGCTCGCCGCGCGGCTGCTCACCGTGGTGCGCGACGACGTGCAGCGCATCGACCGGCTGATCTCCGACATCTCCGACGCCTCGCGGCTCGACGCGGAGCTGAGCCGCGTGCGCTTCGAGCGCATCGACCTCGGCGTCATGCTCGCCACGCTGATGAGCATCTACGAGACGCAGCCCGCCACCGCGGGCGTGACGCTGGCGTTCGCGCGCCCGCAGTTCGGCTCGGCGGTGGTGAACGGCGACGGCAGCCGCCTCGCGCAGGTCGCCCGCAACCTCATCGACAACGCCATCAGCTTCTCGCCTTCGGGCGGCCTCGTTCAGGTCACGGTGGCGCGCGTCGGTGAGCGCGTGCTGATGCGCGTCGAGGACGACGGCCCCGGCCTGCCGCCCGACGGCACCGACCGGATCTTCGAACGCTTCTATTCGGAGCGCCCGGAGGGCGAGGCGTTCGGCAAGCATTCGGGCCTCGGCCTCGCCATCGCCAAGGCCATCGTCGAGGCGCACGACGGTACGATTTCCGCCGAGAACCGCATCGAGCGCGGCGAGATCAAAGGCGCGCGCTTCACCGTCAGCCTGCCCGCCACGCAATGA
- a CDS encoding phosphoenolpyruvate carboxykinase, translating to MTASPIPAFTLDKQGITTGAELHWNLGTAPLIEKAVARGEGLLSEHGAFVVKTGKHTGRSAKDKFTVEDATTRDTIWFNGGNQRMAPEHFAALKADFLAALAEKKTLFVQDLYGGSQPEYRVRVRIINELAWHNLFVRTLLVRPNPADLPGFLPEFTIIDLPSFRADPARHGCRTETVIAVNFTEKLILIGGTAYAGEMKKSVFGLLNYMLPEQGVMPMHCSANIGSGGSSAVFFGLSGTGKTTLSADASRTLIGDDEHGWSDTAVFNFEGGCYAKVINLSAEAEPEIYATTRRFGTILENVVIDPETRVIDLDDNSLAENSRGSYPIDFIPNASKENLGPVPKNIIFLTADAYGVLPPIAKLTPEQAMYHFLSGYTARVAGTEIGVTEPSATFSTCFGAPFMPRHPSVYGNLLKERIAKGGVDCWLVNTGWTGGAYGTGHRMPIKATRALLNAALDGSLKGASFRTDPFFGFQVPTAVPGVDTAILNPRETWADKAAYDAQAKKLVGLFIENFAQFADHVDEGVRQAAPKAA from the coding sequence ATGACCGCGTCCCCGATTCCCGCCTTCACCCTTGATAAACAGGGTATTACCACCGGGGCGGAGCTGCACTGGAACCTCGGCACCGCCCCGCTCATCGAGAAGGCCGTGGCGCGGGGCGAGGGCCTGCTTTCGGAGCACGGCGCATTCGTCGTGAAGACCGGCAAGCACACCGGCCGCTCCGCGAAGGACAAGTTCACGGTCGAGGATGCGACGACCCGGGACACCATCTGGTTCAACGGCGGCAACCAGCGCATGGCGCCTGAGCACTTCGCCGCGCTCAAGGCCGATTTCCTCGCCGCGCTGGCTGAGAAGAAGACGCTGTTCGTACAGGACCTCTACGGCGGCTCGCAGCCGGAATACCGCGTGCGCGTGCGCATCATCAACGAGCTTGCGTGGCACAACCTGTTCGTCCGCACGCTGCTGGTGCGCCCGAACCCGGCGGACCTTCCGGGCTTCCTGCCCGAGTTCACCATCATCGACCTGCCGAGCTTCCGCGCCGACCCGGCGCGCCACGGCTGCCGCACCGAGACGGTGATCGCCGTCAACTTCACCGAGAAGCTGATCCTCATCGGCGGCACCGCCTACGCGGGCGAGATGAAGAAGTCGGTGTTCGGCCTCCTCAACTACATGCTCCCCGAGCAGGGCGTGATGCCCATGCACTGCAGCGCCAACATCGGCAGCGGCGGGTCGAGCGCGGTGTTCTTCGGGCTTTCGGGCACGGGCAAGACGACGCTCTCCGCCGACGCCTCGCGCACGCTCATCGGCGACGACGAGCACGGCTGGTCGGACACCGCCGTGTTCAACTTCGAGGGCGGCTGCTACGCCAAGGTCATCAACCTCTCGGCCGAGGCGGAGCCCGAGATCTACGCGACGACGCGGCGGTTCGGCACCATCCTCGAGAACGTCGTCATCGACCCCGAGACGCGCGTCATCGACCTCGACGACAACAGCCTCGCCGAGAACAGCCGCGGCTCCTACCCCATCGACTTCATCCCGAATGCGTCCAAGGAAAACCTCGGCCCGGTGCCGAAGAACATCATCTTCCTCACCGCCGACGCCTACGGCGTGCTGCCGCCGATCGCGAAGCTGACGCCCGAGCAGGCGATGTACCACTTCCTTTCCGGCTACACGGCGCGCGTCGCCGGCACCGAGATCGGCGTCACCGAGCCGAGCGCGACCTTCTCCACCTGCTTCGGCGCGCCGTTCATGCCGCGCCACCCGAGCGTCTACGGCAACCTCCTCAAGGAACGCATCGCCAAGGGCGGCGTCGATTGCTGGCTGGTCAACACCGGCTGGACCGGCGGCGCCTACGGCACCGGCCATCGGATGCCGATCAAGGCGACGCGCGCGCTGCTCAACGCCGCGCTCGACGGCAGCCTCAAGGGCGCCAGCTTCCGCACCGATCCGTTTTTCGGCTTCCAGGTGCCGACCGCGGTGCCGGGCGTCGACACCGCGATCCTGAACCCGCGCGAGACATGGGCGGACAAGGCCGCCTACGACGCGCAGGCGAAGAAGCTGGTCGGCCTGTTCATCGAGAACTTCGCCCAGTTCGCGGATCACGTCGACGAAGGCGTCCGGCAGGCCGCGCCGAAGGCCGCCTGA
- a CDS encoding J domain-containing protein, translating into MARQTRRDDWGFPRWRSYGSAREAVNVRLCDRHGCTAPGDRPAPKSPNSPERWWFCEAHAAEYNRNWNYFEGLTKEEAAAREQAERGDTAFEQARHWQWTGPGDGSRTRGELDALRALELEDDADFEAVKRAYRKLAKQYHPDRNPGDKEAERQFHAVQAAYEVLRRAEEGKSWKGG; encoded by the coding sequence GTGGCACGGCAGACGCGCAGGGACGACTGGGGTTTTCCCCGCTGGCGCAGCTACGGCAGCGCCCGCGAGGCGGTGAACGTGCGCCTGTGCGACCGGCACGGCTGCACGGCCCCCGGCGACCGGCCTGCGCCGAAGTCGCCGAACAGTCCGGAGCGCTGGTGGTTCTGCGAGGCGCACGCCGCCGAATACAACAGGAACTGGAACTATTTCGAAGGCCTGACCAAGGAGGAGGCCGCCGCGCGGGAGCAGGCCGAGCGCGGCGACACCGCGTTCGAACAGGCGCGCCACTGGCAATGGACCGGCCCCGGCGACGGCAGCCGCACGCGCGGCGAGCTCGATGCCTTGCGCGCGCTGGAGCTGGAGGACGACGCCGACTTCGAGGCGGTGAAGCGCGCCTACCGCAAGCTCGCCAAGCAGTATCACCCGGACCGCAACCCCGGCGACAAGGAGGCCGAGCGGCAGTTCCACGCCGTGCAGGCCGCCTATGAGGTGCTACGGCGCGCGGAGGAAGGGAAAAGCTGGAAGGGCGGCTGA
- a CDS encoding PTS sugar transporter subunit IIA codes for MIGIVLVTHGRLAAEFVAAMEHVVGPQKNVASICIDADDDMEVRRADIAGAVKTVDTGRGVVILTDMFGGTPSNLAISLLSGGHVEVIAGVNLPMLIRLASVRGEMKLAEAVEAAQEAGRKYISVASKILGEVA; via the coding sequence ATGATCGGTATTGTGCTGGTGACGCACGGGCGGCTTGCGGCTGAGTTCGTCGCGGCCATGGAGCATGTCGTCGGCCCCCAGAAGAACGTCGCCTCGATCTGCATCGACGCCGACGACGACATGGAGGTCCGCCGTGCCGACATCGCGGGCGCGGTGAAGACGGTGGACACCGGGCGCGGCGTCGTTATCCTCACCGACATGTTCGGGGGGACGCCGTCCAACCTTGCCATCTCGCTGCTTTCGGGCGGCCACGTGGAGGTCATCGCGGGGGTCAACCTGCCGATGCTGATCCGGCTCGCCAGCGTGCGCGGCGAGATGAAGCTCGCCGAGGCGGTCGAGGCCGCGCAGGAGGCGGGCCGCAAATACATCTCCGTCGCCTCGAAGATCCTGGGAGAGGTCGCCTGA